The Fervidibacillus albus genome contains a region encoding:
- a CDS encoding metal ABC transporter ATP-binding protein gives METAIDIRDLTVFYDDVLALEQINLTVQKGDFLTIIGPNGGGKSTLIKSILGLVSPTVGLIKIFGIPTRKSHGSVGYVPQFSKFDRKFPISVIEVVLMGRLTARSGFFHKYVKEDWEKAEEILARLHLSDLKDRQIGQLSGGQLQRVLIARAMVGNPAIYLLDEPTASVDSESKTFIYELLRQLNEEGKTIVLVTHDTNVVAHYSRSIACLNQKLHYHGDPELTTEILEEMYGCPVEMIAHGVPHRVLATHGREFG, from the coding sequence ATGGAAACAGCCATAGATATACGAGATTTAACCGTGTTTTACGACGATGTCCTCGCCTTAGAACAGATTAACTTAACGGTACAAAAAGGGGATTTTTTAACGATTATCGGTCCGAATGGTGGTGGAAAAAGTACGTTAATAAAATCGATCCTCGGTCTTGTTTCACCGACGGTAGGTTTGATTAAAATATTCGGGATACCGACTCGTAAAAGCCACGGTTCTGTTGGCTATGTGCCACAGTTTTCGAAATTCGACCGGAAGTTTCCGATTAGCGTCATCGAAGTAGTTTTAATGGGAAGATTAACAGCTCGTAGCGGTTTTTTTCATAAATATGTGAAGGAAGACTGGGAGAAAGCGGAAGAAATATTAGCTAGACTGCACTTATCTGACTTGAAGGATCGACAAATCGGACAATTGTCGGGTGGACAATTGCAGAGAGTACTTATTGCACGGGCGATGGTAGGTAATCCGGCTATTTACTTACTCGACGAACCGACAGCTAGTGTCGATTCCGAATCGAAAACATTTATATATGAATTATTACGACAACTAAATGAAGAAGGAAAAACGATTGTACTCGTCACCCATGATACGAATGTTGTTGCCCATTACTCAAGGTCGATTGCTTGTTTAAATCAAAAATTACATTATCATGGTGATCCGGAATTGACAACGGAAATATTGGAGGAAATGTACGGGTGTCCGGTTGAGATGATTGCCCACGGTGTACCCCATCGTGTTTTGGCAACCCACGGGAGGGAATTTGGATGA
- a CDS encoding glycoside hydrolase family 1 protein — protein MLHEKRSPFPNNFLWGAASAAYQVEGAWDEDGKGVSIWDTFVRIPGKTFKGTNGNVAVDHYHRYKEDVAFMAEMGLKAYRFSVAWTRIFPNGKGEVNQKGLDFYNNLINELIKHKIEPICTIYHWDLPQALQDEYGGWESREIIEDFKNYSVTLFKAFGDRVKYWVSLNEQNIFTRLGYQTALHPPGVKDDRLFYQVNHHANLANAVAIKEFRKYVPDGKIGPSFAYSPAYPATSKPEDILAYENAEELTNHWWLDVYVHGKYPKATWDYLERKGIAPKVEEGDFAILREGKPDFLGVNYYQTTTYEKNPLDGVTMDGHFNNTGKKGTAEDIGVPGLFKTVANENLERTNWDWNIDPQGLRIGLRRLTNRYGLPILISENGLGEYDKVEEDGTINDDYRIDYIRTHLQAVQDAITDGVEMIGYCVWSFTDLLSWLNGFQKRYGFVYVNQHEEGEHDLRRMKKKSFYWYKDIIENNGSNL, from the coding sequence ATGTTACATGAAAAACGTAGCCCGTTTCCAAACAACTTTTTATGGGGTGCGGCTTCTGCAGCATACCAAGTGGAAGGTGCTTGGGATGAAGATGGAAAAGGGGTATCGATTTGGGATACATTCGTCCGTATACCGGGAAAAACGTTTAAAGGAACGAATGGAAATGTGGCGGTAGATCATTACCATCGCTATAAAGAAGATGTCGCATTCATGGCGGAAATGGGTTTGAAAGCATATCGATTTTCCGTTGCATGGACGCGGATATTTCCGAACGGGAAAGGTGAAGTGAACCAAAAGGGCTTAGATTTTTATAACAACTTAATCAACGAGTTAATTAAACATAAAATCGAGCCGATTTGTACGATTTATCATTGGGACTTGCCCCAAGCGTTACAAGATGAATACGGTGGCTGGGAATCAAGGGAAATCATCGAAGACTTTAAAAACTATAGTGTGACGTTATTTAAAGCATTCGGTGACCGTGTAAAATATTGGGTTTCCTTAAATGAACAAAATATTTTCACTCGATTAGGTTATCAAACAGCTTTACATCCACCAGGGGTGAAAGACGATCGATTGTTCTATCAGGTGAACCATCACGCCAATTTGGCAAACGCTGTGGCGATTAAAGAGTTCCGAAAATATGTACCCGATGGAAAAATAGGTCCGAGTTTTGCGTACTCTCCGGCATATCCGGCCACATCCAAACCGGAAGATATTCTCGCCTATGAAAATGCGGAGGAATTAACGAATCATTGGTGGTTGGATGTATACGTGCACGGCAAATATCCGAAAGCAACGTGGGATTATTTAGAACGTAAAGGGATCGCACCAAAAGTAGAGGAAGGCGATTTTGCCATACTTCGTGAAGGAAAACCAGATTTTCTCGGAGTAAACTACTATCAAACGACGACTTATGAGAAAAACCCGTTAGATGGGGTCACGATGGATGGCCATTTTAACAATACTGGAAAAAAAGGAACAGCGGAAGATATCGGCGTACCCGGACTATTTAAAACGGTTGCAAACGAAAACCTAGAACGAACGAATTGGGATTGGAATATCGATCCACAAGGTTTGCGCATCGGTCTTCGCAGATTAACGAATCGATACGGATTACCGATTTTAATTAGTGAAAACGGTCTCGGGGAATACGACAAAGTGGAAGAAGACGGCACGATCAATGATGACTATCGTATCGACTATATAAGGACGCACTTACAAGCCGTTCAAGATGCAATTACCGATGGCGTTGAAATGATTGGCTATTGTGTATGGTCATTTACCGATTTGTTAAGTTGGTTAAATGGATTCCAAAAACGATACGGTTTCGTCTATGTGAACCAACATGAAGAAGGGGAACATGATCTCCGGCGAATGAAGAAAAAAAGCTTTTATTGGTATAAAGATATCATTGAAAACAATGGTAGCAATCTTTAA
- a CDS encoding GTP pyrophosphokinase — protein sequence MALNFSQDEIKEKKTEFLRFLLSYKFALEEVNTKINILMEEFQYIHDYNPIEHVKSRLKKPESILKKMKRKGCSMSIEEIRENIRDIAGIRITCSYTSDIYKVSEMLQKQKDITVIEVKDYIRHPKPNGYRSLHLIIQIPIFMSDREEHVYVELQIRTIAMDFWASLEHKIFYKYNQDIPEHIKIGLKEAADTANHLDEKMEKLQQEMHEIKEKNAVDEDFEKLLSENHDWKGAYGLLFD from the coding sequence ATGGCACTGAATTTCAGTCAAGACGAAATAAAAGAGAAAAAAACTGAATTTCTTCGCTTCCTGTTGTCTTATAAGTTCGCTTTAGAAGAAGTGAATACGAAGATCAATATTTTGATGGAAGAATTTCAATATATTCATGATTACAATCCGATTGAACATGTAAAATCCCGCTTGAAAAAACCAGAAAGCATTTTGAAAAAAATGAAGCGAAAAGGTTGTTCCATGTCGATTGAAGAAATTCGCGAAAACATTCGGGATATTGCAGGCATCCGCATCACCTGCTCCTACACATCGGATATTTATAAAGTGAGCGAGATGCTTCAAAAACAAAAGGATATAACGGTCATCGAAGTGAAAGATTATATTCGACATCCAAAACCGAACGGCTATCGCAGTCTCCATTTAATAATTCAAATTCCGATTTTTATGTCTGATCGGGAAGAACATGTATACGTGGAGCTACAAATTCGAACGATCGCCATGGATTTTTGGGCGAGTCTTGAACATAAAATTTTTTATAAATACAATCAAGACATTCCAGAACATATTAAAATTGGGTTAAAAGAAGCGGCGGACACAGCGAATCATTTAGATGAAAAAATGGAAAAACTGCAACAGGAAATGCATGAAATTAAAGAAAAAAATGCAGTTGATGAGGATTTCGAAAAATTGTTGTCAGAAAATCATGATTGGAAAGGTGCATACGGTTTATTATTCGATTGA
- a CDS encoding PTS lactose/cellobiose transporter subunit IIA, producing the protein MNIEEVSFQIILNGGNARSLAMEAIELAKKGQFDAAEQKIEEANEAMSIAHRYQTDLVQGEARGEKVEIRILLIHAQDHLMNAMTVIDLAKEIIQVYKKVNEVQ; encoded by the coding sequence ATGAATATAGAAGAAGTTAGTTTTCAAATTATTTTAAATGGTGGAAATGCTCGGTCGCTCGCGATGGAAGCGATTGAACTGGCCAAAAAAGGACAGTTTGATGCCGCTGAACAAAAAATTGAAGAAGCGAATGAAGCGATGAGTATTGCCCATCGTTATCAAACGGATCTCGTGCAAGGGGAAGCCCGCGGAGAAAAAGTAGAAATCAGAATTTTACTTATCCACGCACAAGATCATTTGATGAATGCGATGACCGTCATCGATTTAGCGAAAGAAATTATTCAAGTGTATAAAAAAGTAAATGAAGTTCAGTGA
- a CDS encoding PTS cellobiose transporter subunit IIB gives MKKALIICAAGMSSSLMAKKTTEYFKTKGQEIEVDAVSANEGSKMIENSDFDLFLVSPQTKMYFQKLKEAGDRVGKPVVNIPPQAYIPVPMGIEKLAALIAKEVE, from the coding sequence ATGAAAAAGGCGTTAATCATTTGTGCAGCAGGAATGTCGTCTTCTTTAATGGCGAAAAAAACGACGGAATATTTTAAAACGAAAGGTCAAGAAATCGAAGTGGATGCTGTCAGTGCTAACGAAGGCAGTAAAATGATTGAAAACAGCGATTTTGATTTGTTTTTAGTAAGTCCGCAAACGAAAATGTATTTCCAAAAATTGAAAGAAGCCGGTGATCGCGTTGGGAAACCGGTTGTGAACATCCCACCCCAAGCATACATTCCAGTTCCGATGGGAATTGAAAAGTTGGCAGCATTAATTGCGAAAGAAGTAGAATAA
- a CDS encoding metal ABC transporter solute-binding protein, Zn/Mn family, producing the protein MKKKAILLFSILATLFVLSACGQSAEEGSGSSDGDKPVVAVSIVPQQTWVEAVVGDFAEVAVMIPPGKSPANYAPSPQELQLFSDASVYFSIGVPTESVNILSKTEDINPEMKIVQLDQVVSETYPDRTFASGERDQHIWLSPKRAALMVQEIADVLSEQFPEEKENFQANAESYIKKIEEVDENIKTLFSNVEKKPFIVYHPAFGYFADEYGLEMISIEQEGKDASPQQLQEIIDLAKEEEIQVIFYQAEIDSSQTSSMAEEIGGKTEQLVPLASNYIENLLEMAEKIKESWGE; encoded by the coding sequence GTGAAGAAAAAAGCAATTTTACTGTTCTCAATTCTGGCCACATTATTCGTTCTTTCAGCGTGTGGCCAATCTGCTGAAGAAGGGAGTGGTTCATCAGACGGAGATAAACCGGTTGTAGCTGTGTCCATTGTCCCCCAGCAAACGTGGGTGGAAGCTGTTGTCGGTGATTTTGCAGAGGTGGCAGTCATGATTCCACCGGGAAAGAGTCCCGCCAATTATGCACCGTCCCCACAAGAATTACAACTTTTTAGTGATGCGTCGGTTTATTTTTCCATCGGTGTACCGACAGAAAGTGTGAATATTTTATCAAAAACGGAAGATATCAATCCTGAAATGAAAATCGTACAATTGGATCAGGTCGTTTCTGAAACTTACCCGGATCGAACGTTTGCATCGGGAGAAAGAGATCAGCATATTTGGTTGTCGCCTAAACGTGCAGCTTTAATGGTACAAGAAATCGCTGATGTTCTTTCCGAGCAATTTCCAGAAGAAAAGGAGAATTTTCAAGCAAATGCCGAAAGCTACATCAAAAAAATTGAGGAAGTCGATGAAAACATCAAAACGCTCTTTTCTAATGTAGAAAAGAAGCCGTTTATCGTTTATCATCCAGCGTTCGGGTATTTTGCTGATGAATATGGATTAGAAATGATCTCGATTGAACAAGAAGGTAAAGATGCTTCTCCTCAACAGCTTCAAGAAATTATTGATTTAGCAAAAGAAGAAGAAATTCAAGTTATTTTTTATCAAGCGGAAATCGATAGTTCTCAAACGAGTTCAATGGCTGAAGAAATCGGTGGGAAGACGGAACAATTGGTCCCTCTCGCATCCAATTATATAGAAAATTTACTAGAAATGGCTGAAAAAATTAAAGAAAGCTGGGGCGAGTAA
- a CDS encoding MFS transporter: MNNQNVYKRATYNLITFVISKGISNIGWSTYSFGMSLYILQITGSATNFAINFLLSSVPRIVLSPIAGYTADTYDKKRTILLSHLASVIAVLGLFIFNIIGQFSLIHIYVTTAFLSSAALFNTVTFTSSIMNLVDDKRTQNAFALNDATKNIGSILGPVIGGILYINFTLHSFFIIFIVSFSIAFLLDLTMNFRLFSNREKDKDGDVQKKGMGSDILDGIRYVKKDVLLSNLISISLFVSFFFTSVQVGMPFVLVNELHLSSEKFGFVQSAFSAGMILTTLYLSVRKEFQYPFILAKRLIIVLSIQFAVMVVPFFYSMSENGLFLFFILWAFSLGSNIILMNTPVAVKLMKLVSEDYRGRVIGSVNTLSSALVPLGLFSYGILFDYVGAKTVMLATSLLSLLSTFVLMRKSILMKAHPEYFGELDRVKKNVEEKVEG; encoded by the coding sequence ATGAATAATCAAAATGTGTATAAAAGGGCTACTTACAATTTAATCACATTTGTCATTAGTAAAGGAATATCGAACATCGGATGGAGTACATATTCCTTTGGTATGAGTTTGTATATTCTTCAAATCACCGGTTCAGCGACAAATTTTGCCATTAACTTTTTGTTAAGTAGTGTACCGAGAATTGTCCTTTCACCGATTGCAGGATATACAGCAGATACATACGATAAAAAACGAACGATTCTTTTATCCCATTTGGCTTCCGTCATTGCCGTCCTCGGTTTATTTATATTCAATATCATCGGCCAATTTTCGTTAATACATATTTATGTGACAACCGCTTTTTTATCATCAGCTGCCCTTTTCAATACGGTTACCTTTACTTCATCGATTATGAATTTAGTTGATGATAAACGTACGCAAAATGCATTCGCTTTAAATGATGCGACGAAAAATATCGGGAGTATCCTTGGACCGGTTATCGGCGGAATCCTTTATATAAACTTTACATTACATTCTTTTTTTATCATATTTATCGTTAGTTTTTCGATCGCCTTTCTGTTAGATCTAACGATGAATTTTCGCTTGTTTTCGAATCGAGAAAAAGATAAGGATGGGGATGTTCAGAAAAAAGGAATGGGATCAGACATACTCGATGGAATTCGTTATGTGAAGAAGGATGTATTATTATCTAATTTAATCAGTATATCCCTTTTTGTGAGCTTTTTCTTTACATCCGTACAAGTTGGAATGCCGTTTGTTTTAGTCAATGAACTTCATTTAAGTAGCGAAAAATTCGGATTCGTACAATCTGCATTTTCCGCAGGTATGATTTTAACAACCCTATATTTATCCGTTCGAAAAGAATTTCAATATCCTTTTATTTTGGCAAAAAGATTAATCATTGTTTTATCCATTCAATTCGCTGTAATGGTCGTTCCGTTTTTTTATTCAATGTCAGAAAACGGCTTGTTTCTGTTCTTTATCCTATGGGCTTTTTCATTAGGAAGCAACATCATTTTAATGAATACACCCGTTGCCGTGAAATTAATGAAGCTCGTCTCGGAAGACTATCGAGGACGGGTCATCGGCTCCGTGAATACATTATCTTCTGCTCTCGTTCCATTAGGCTTGTTTTCATACGGCATATTATTTGATTATGTAGGTGCAAAAACGGTCATGTTGGCAACAAGTCTTTTATCTTTATTGTCCACATTCGTCCTTATGAGAAAGTCCATATTAATGAAGGCCCATCCAGAATATTTTGGTGAATTGGATCGGGTAAAGAAAAATGTCGAGGAAAAAGTGGAAGGATGA
- a CDS encoding DUF4349 domain-containing protein: MKKRIFIMIAFLSAFILVACSGESPSGGEEVRNNSQDMAMVEDAEIGYTGDDGQGDSEEDGGYVDESVDVSDENDISAVDRKIIYTAYLQIEVKDYEQAVDEISLQATKIGGYVVESSMSSTSKEVIRGQLTVRIPQEQFQMFIEQVKNVSNRVVTSSIQGQDVTEEYIDLESRLKSKRIVESRLQTFMENAEKTEDLLAISKDLAEVQEEIESIIGRMNYLENRSDLATVTINLTEKNVEISSELNTWERTKEQFKKSINFLLTTFSTFIVFLMGNLPVLIFIGILGFIIYFIAKKRIKGRVKKDE; this comes from the coding sequence ATGAAAAAACGCATCTTTATAATGATCGCATTTTTAAGTGCCTTTATTTTGGTAGCATGCAGTGGAGAAAGTCCATCAGGTGGGGAAGAAGTCCGAAACAATTCACAGGACATGGCGATGGTGGAAGATGCCGAAATCGGTTATACAGGAGATGATGGACAAGGGGATTCCGAAGAGGATGGTGGATATGTGGATGAATCGGTTGACGTTTCCGATGAGAACGATATAAGTGCCGTAGATCGGAAAATCATCTATACGGCTTACCTTCAAATAGAAGTAAAGGATTATGAACAGGCCGTTGATGAAATATCCCTTCAAGCTACGAAAATCGGAGGGTATGTGGTGGAGTCATCAATGTCCAGTACGTCGAAAGAAGTGATTCGTGGGCAATTGACGGTTCGAATACCCCAGGAACAATTTCAAATGTTTATTGAGCAAGTGAAAAATGTAAGTAATCGTGTTGTAACGAGTTCCATACAAGGGCAGGACGTAACGGAGGAATACATTGATTTAGAATCTCGCCTGAAATCGAAGCGAATCGTAGAAAGCCGCCTCCAGACATTTATGGAAAATGCGGAAAAAACCGAGGATTTGTTGGCCATTTCAAAGGATTTGGCTGAAGTTCAAGAAGAAATCGAGTCAATCATCGGCAGGATGAATTATTTAGAAAATCGGTCGGATTTGGCAACGGTGACGATTAATTTAACGGAAAAAAACGTCGAAATTTCATCCGAACTCAATACTTGGGAAAGGACGAAAGAACAGTTTAAGAAAAGCATTAATTTTCTTTTAACGACATTTTCAACATTCATCGTTTTTCTCATGGGCAATTTACCCGTTCTTATTTTCATCGGAATATTGGGCTTCATCATCTATTTCATTGCAAAAAAACGAATCAAAGGACGCGTGAAAAAGGACGAATAA
- a CDS encoding winged helix-turn-helix domain-containing protein, protein MGRKEIEIAKALLDGRKTKILHSIQKEPKTIKEIAKEINIDQSRLYYHINKLLNLGLIQVEREELVGNMVQKYYISKQIQTPSFTFSREDLQDESEYIVSKLYQYSNEAISTIARDIEEQNEDHHAEGTIIQAKLSKEKWKQLNEKIRRLIEMTMDEEEGDVETKNFTYIIMSYTDEISK, encoded by the coding sequence ATGGGTCGGAAAGAGATTGAAATTGCAAAGGCCTTATTAGATGGGAGGAAAACGAAAATTCTTCACTCGATTCAAAAGGAGCCAAAAACGATAAAGGAAATTGCAAAGGAAATAAATATTGACCAATCGAGGCTGTATTATCATATCAATAAATTGTTAAATCTTGGGCTTATTCAAGTGGAGCGGGAAGAACTCGTAGGAAATATGGTACAAAAATATTATATTTCAAAACAAATTCAAACTCCTTCCTTCACCTTTTCAAGGGAAGATTTACAGGATGAATCCGAATATATCGTGAGCAAGTTATACCAATATTCAAACGAGGCAATTTCAACGATCGCTCGGGATATCGAAGAACAAAACGAAGATCATCATGCAGAAGGTACGATTATTCAGGCAAAACTATCAAAGGAGAAATGGAAACAACTAAACGAAAAGATTCGAAGGCTCATTGAAATGACGATGGACGAAGAAGAAGGCGACGTAGAAACGAAAAACTTTACGTATATCATTATGAGTTATACGGACGAAATATCGAAATAA
- a CDS encoding MFS transporter, whose protein sequence is MHVFQNQNFILLLFGRIITNFGDSLYGVASMLLVYEMTKSTFFTGLATFSIALPTAFQVLFGPFVDRFNQRLILVLSEWIPAVLIFIIPTMYYFDLLNIWMLLLIMAVTSFIWTIVYPTQQAVIVKIVDRENITVANSIMNFTNQGLEFLFTGISGSLIIHFGLLNIFWVPVVGSIITGCLFWFIKGIESPTERTEDGEGKSHIFSNYKRDILQGLRFIKGSFIPKFLLASIVSNLALGAVYAVLPDFAMSQGDERFYSFYLGFMVLGMMIGTILAPVVEKLPLGKVVIVGFFFSAIMWAISSFATISFLSIISFGMAQISLGATNMIFLSTLQRLIPVEMIGRVFSAITSVVGIAHPFGALLGGFLGNYIESSIIYSMGIFAMLFVSIQWLIHPLLRKIPKPKEMNPYEYGLEIRSSVNL, encoded by the coding sequence ATGCATGTTTTTCAAAATCAAAATTTTATTCTTTTACTGTTCGGACGAATCATAACAAATTTTGGGGATAGTCTTTACGGAGTTGCAAGTATGCTGTTGGTGTACGAAATGACGAAAAGTACATTTTTTACTGGATTAGCCACTTTTTCCATAGCGCTTCCAACGGCCTTTCAAGTTCTTTTCGGGCCATTCGTTGATCGATTTAATCAACGGTTGATTCTCGTATTGAGTGAATGGATCCCTGCGGTACTGATTTTTATCATACCGACCATGTATTATTTTGACCTTTTAAATATATGGATGCTTCTTTTAATTATGGCCGTTACGTCCTTTATATGGACCATCGTCTATCCAACACAACAAGCTGTCATAGTAAAAATCGTCGATCGAGAAAACATTACAGTAGCCAATTCCATTATGAATTTTACGAATCAAGGACTCGAGTTTCTTTTCACAGGGATTTCAGGATCATTAATTATTCACTTTGGGTTACTCAATATTTTTTGGGTACCTGTAGTTGGTTCCATCATTACAGGGTGTTTATTTTGGTTCATTAAAGGAATCGAAAGCCCTACAGAAAGGACTGAGGATGGAGAAGGAAAAAGTCATATTTTTTCCAATTATAAAAGGGATATTTTACAAGGATTACGGTTTATAAAAGGATCCTTTATTCCAAAATTTTTGTTAGCATCCATCGTCAGTAATCTTGCCTTAGGAGCCGTCTATGCCGTATTACCGGATTTTGCAATGAGTCAAGGAGACGAACGTTTCTATTCATTTTATTTAGGCTTTATGGTTTTGGGGATGATGATCGGGACGATTCTTGCGCCTGTTGTTGAGAAATTACCTCTCGGAAAAGTGGTTATCGTTGGCTTTTTCTTTTCTGCAATTATGTGGGCGATCTCTTCCTTCGCTACTATTTCGTTTTTATCGATCATTAGTTTCGGTATGGCACAAATTAGTTTAGGTGCAACAAATATGATTTTTCTATCAACTTTGCAACGACTGATTCCAGTTGAAATGATTGGACGGGTTTTTTCAGCCATTACAAGTGTCGTTGGTATAGCCCACCCATTTGGTGCACTACTTGGTGGATTTTTAGGAAACTATATAGAAAGTTCGATTATTTACTCGATGGGGATTTTTGCGATGCTGTTCGTTTCCATCCAGTGGTTGATTCACCCATTATTAAGAAAAATCCCCAAACCGAAGGAAATGAACCCCTATGAATACGGTTTGGAGATTCGATCTTCCGTAAATTTATAA
- a CDS encoding VOC family protein produces MSEFHKDPNFYIGTVCLKVTNLKKSIAFYEQIVGFKILEKTDLMAKLTVDGKTPLVILEQPEGIERKSKRTSELYHFALFLPSRKDLAEFIRHLLSIGYPFGAADHLVSEALYLNDLDGNGIEVYVDRPSDRWKWKNGLVHMDTLELNGNDLLRESDGPWTGLPKGTIMGHIHLHVSHLDEAKTFYTDGLGYHIVSIYPQAYFFSTGGYHHHIAINTWQGVGVPAPPENSVGLKWYEIIFPNEKMMESQVEKLRQIGATVTKDGDYFVTEDPASNRIHLVVRQNGSCAGWLF; encoded by the coding sequence ATGAGTGAATTTCATAAAGATCCAAATTTTTATATTGGAACGGTCTGTTTAAAGGTGACGAATTTAAAGAAGTCAATTGCGTTTTACGAGCAAATTGTCGGGTTCAAAATATTGGAGAAAACCGATTTAATGGCGAAATTAACAGTGGACGGAAAAACTCCCTTGGTCATTTTAGAGCAACCAGAGGGAATTGAACGAAAGTCGAAAAGGACAAGTGAATTATATCATTTTGCCCTCTTTTTACCGAGTCGAAAGGATTTGGCAGAATTTATAAGGCATTTACTAAGTATCGGCTACCCTTTTGGCGCTGCTGATCATTTAGTAAGCGAAGCTCTTTATTTAAACGATTTGGACGGGAATGGAATTGAAGTGTATGTAGACAGGCCGAGTGATCGATGGAAGTGGAAAAACGGTCTTGTTCATATGGATACGTTGGAATTGAATGGTAATGATCTTTTAAGAGAAAGCGATGGACCGTGGACGGGTTTGCCAAAGGGAACAATTATGGGCCATATTCATCTCCATGTATCCCATTTAGACGAGGCGAAAACCTTTTATACCGACGGACTTGGTTATCATATCGTAAGCATATATCCGCAAGCGTACTTTTTTTCAACAGGGGGTTATCATCATCATATTGCTATTAATACGTGGCAAGGGGTTGGTGTTCCCGCCCCACCAGAAAACAGTGTTGGTCTAAAATGGTATGAAATCATCTTTCCGAATGAAAAAATGATGGAATCACAAGTGGAAAAACTCCGCCAAATCGGTGCGACCGTTACAAAGGACGGAGATTATTTCGTAACAGAAGACCCGGCAAGTAATCGCATCCATCTCGTAGTGAGGCAAAACGGTTCCTGTGCCGGGTGGCTGTTTTAA
- a CDS encoding metal ABC transporter permease — MIQAIFEYAFLQNAVIAAVLISIVSGIIGAIVMEKKMVMMSGGIAHTAFGGIGLGYFLGISPMIGALLFSVISSFGIATIQRKQQTNTDILIGLFWAIGMAAGIMFIAFTPGYPPDMSTYLFGDILTVGRQDLWIMLVLDAIVVFFVFSLFNVYKAYLLDDDFAKVQGVKIVSLEYLLFFLIALTIVVMIRVVGFILVIALLSAPTAIAKYFTNNLKKMMILATLFSLLFSLTGLWISYRLNVPSGASIILLSGLIYILLTVWVGYRKKRKRQIQAQML; from the coding sequence ATGATCCAAGCAATATTTGAATATGCCTTTTTACAAAATGCCGTTATCGCAGCCGTTTTGATTAGCATCGTCAGCGGAATCATTGGTGCGATTGTCATGGAGAAAAAAATGGTTATGATGTCCGGTGGAATCGCCCATACCGCCTTTGGAGGAATCGGTCTCGGCTATTTTCTTGGGATCTCACCGATGATTGGTGCCCTCCTTTTTTCCGTTATTTCTTCATTTGGCATTGCAACGATTCAGCGGAAGCAACAAACGAACACCGATATCCTCATCGGGCTTTTTTGGGCGATCGGTATGGCCGCTGGAATTATGTTCATCGCCTTTACACCTGGATATCCGCCAGATATGTCGACGTATTTATTCGGGGATATTTTAACTGTTGGCAGACAAGATTTATGGATTATGCTCGTATTAGATGCAATTGTCGTCTTTTTCGTTTTCTCATTATTCAATGTATATAAAGCGTATTTACTGGATGATGACTTTGCTAAAGTACAAGGTGTTAAAATTGTATCACTTGAATATTTATTGTTTTTCCTCATTGCACTGACAATCGTCGTTATGATTCGCGTCGTCGGTTTTATTTTAGTGATCGCTTTATTATCGGCGCCAACTGCCATTGCAAAATATTTTACGAATAATTTAAAGAAAATGATGATATTAGCGACGTTATTTAGTCTATTGTTTTCATTGACCGGCCTTTGGATATCGTATCGATTGAACGTACCATCCGGGGCATCGATCATATTGCTCTCCGGATTAATCTATATACTTTTGACCGTTTGGGTAGGTTACCGAAAGAAAAGAAAGAGACAAATACAAGCTCAAATGTTATAA